GGTGGGAAGATTTAAGCCAAATAGCAGTAGATTTTTGAACATGTTCACTCGGTAATCCAAGGCTTATTTGTACAACAAAGTGTAGCAGTTTTGGAACATCAAACGGCGACCAATAGTAGCTTGATTTACAAGTGAGgaatttttggtaaatggcaGCAAAATAGCGGCCTAGATTGAATGGCAATTATTGGATCCAGGCAACATAGCAATACTTTGGAGCGACAAAACAATGCAAAGTGCCAGCAAACTGATTAAAGAAGGacaaattaagagaaaaaaactTGCTAATATCCCTTTAATATTGGGGGCACTAAAGGGGGCAATAATTTAAGAGATATGGCAGCAACAGTTTATGAAGCAAAGTAAGCACCGAATCAAGCCCAATTGCGGCTTGCGGCAGACCAACAAACAAAATATGTTACCATAAAATACCATGACATGAAACAAATtagagtaaaaaaaaaaggattaagcAATTCCAAATATAACAAAATATGCTTAACAAGAGCTATAACGCATATAAGCGACCAACCAACAAAAGTTATTCTCTATGCAAGAGGTAAATATTATTCCAAAGGCAGCTTACttatctaaaaagcacaaaattaaaacatttctTTGGACTTGTAATATTTCACCGCCACCTTAGGCAATATATGAGATATTTTCGATGGTTTTGACAGTTTaaggtttaaaaaataaaaattaaatataaggttaaatctttttttataaagttagaagGTTAAATAAGTCGTTGTATCTTATTTTTGGATAAGTAagttttttattttggatttgtatTCAATGTATTCTTAATGGATATATTTATACATTGGAAATGAACCAAACAGTGAAACCTAGAGTTCAGCAAATAAATTGAGAAAACTGAAAAATTGATTCGAACCAATATATTCAGTTCGAGTTTTGTATTGTTCGTTTTGGTTTTAGGTTAGTGTTATCATCCAAATCACACAATTCGTTTTTGATTTGGTTTGAACCTAATCGGATCAACTGATTGGACCAGGAACCTATCAAGATATCCTAGCCGctggactaaattcttgaaaacaatggttgtttgattgaaacaaacaacatattaaattcttgaaaacaaaagttagaggactaaatttcaaatgtatgaaGTGTAGAGACCTAGAGTCATGGTTGTTTGAACCTAATCGGATCAGCTGATTGGATCAGGAACCTATCAAGATACCGATCCGAAGTGAGGCATCATACTTATTAACTTGTGAACTAATACATACCAATTGAACTAGGCAAACAAACCAGTTGAattgcttttttttaaaatttttttaatgattcatTTAATTGAATTGTACAAATCAGTGGTCTAACCAATTTGATCACCAGTCTgatatgatattctgattctaaaaatgatatgatattttgatttgtTGATAAAATGTCATTATGATCTTGGCAATCGAGTACTAAGTTGATTTTGCTTATAAAAGGTCATTCTGAGTTTGATACGTGACGATAATCGTGCTGAAAtgattattaataattttgatattgaaattgatgtaatgaaataatatattgatattattaatattttaacttaatgTATTTGTTATATCTGACTAGTTTAATAGTTTTTTACTTTTGAATTCAAATTATGTTAGTACTACCGAGTATTCAATACTCAGCGTATGATTGTATCTACTTTTGTGCGTAGACTTGACTTAGGTTCTTGGTGTGTTCGTGGTCTTGTTAGCATCCAAGCAATCGATACTCAGCTTAGCCATCAATTATAATGTTTTCTTACGTTTGCTTATTAGTGGGATGTACCTAAGTCATTAGAAAgtgttttaaagtttttatgtcattttgatttataaatatgttaaagttGTATGCTTTGGTGATCGGTTGAATGATTTTGGTTCCACTTATCTTTtgatatatatagatagatatataAATCGAAAGATATGTTGGAGTAACGTTGGTTGAATGGCTAGTTGTGTACAAATTAGCAGTTAGTTTAATTAAGTTAGTTGTGTTGGAATAAATGTCCTTACCTTTAGGCGTTGAATGCAATTATACAAGTTAAGTATGTGTGCATTAGGTTGATTTATGCTAAAATGGTTGTTGAGTTGGTACTGGTTGAATTTCTAATTGGTTTAAATTGTATTTAGTTAGTTCAACTATTTATTAACTAGTATTGAAATGAGATATATGAAATGCCATGATTCTAATTTATTGATTATGTTTTTACAAGTCAACTGGATTTGTTTTAGCTTAACATAACTTTAGGATTATTTAGGAAATGTTTTGGCATCGTTTGCTTGTTGGAACGTTTGTACTTTTGACATTTTGGTAGGATGGTATCGAGACACTTAGAACAAAAATGATCAATTCATGCATTTTTGGGTAAATGTCTTGAGACAATAATTGCTAGCTCTCGAGGCATGAACACCATGGTCTCAAGATGAGTAAACATCGAACCTAAATTAGTTTTTCTATGTTCCAAGTCTCAAGACAAGGCCATTGTTTCAAGACATCATAACATCGAAAAGCAAAACAGGGAATGCTTGTCTTGAAATTTAAGGAGTCTTGTTTCGAGACATGCTAATATCAAagctaaaattctaaaaataaaatgtagTCTGTCTTGAGACATGGAGATACTTGTCTTGAGATATCCTGCTGAAATTTGATCAAAAGAGCTTGGATTCGAATTCTAACTCCATATTTGACCTCGTTTAACCCTAAAATACCGTGTATGAGATCATTTAGCATTGTAATGTCATGTTAATGTGTTTAATTGTGATTGTGTGGTGATGATTATGAATTAATGACAAATTGTTTGGATTATTAATTTGAAATAGTTTAAATTGCCTCAACAATATAATGTGACGTCACGCATTAAGACTCGATGATCGGATTAGTGTGGAGTGTAACAAATTAGCATTTGTTATATAATCTATGTAATAACCAAATTTTGCTCGGGCCCAATGCCAAACAAATAAAAcccaaaccaaataaataaataaaagtccaaATTACAGCCCATCAGAGCCCAATTCAGACCAGCCCACTATTCAATCAGACCAGCCCAACAAAAAAACCCTAGTAGCCCACAGCCCAACTAAGCCTAAAACATTTTCAGCAAAAGACAAAACCCTAGCTGCCATGCTAGCCGCCGCTCCTACCCTAGCCTCCGCCCACTATCGAACGCCACCTCTGCCACCACCGTCAACCTCTGACACCTGCAAAATAGCAAACAACACAcaacaacaaaaaagaagaagatgacaGGGAAAAGAACCGAATACAAAGGAATCGAAAATCAATTCAAAGGTTTATTTATTGTCATTTTAATTTCTCCTCcattttcttgtttatttcattttttatatacatattctatatgcaaaagtaaagtaaaaaagaaaagaaagaacttACCCCTTTTCGGGTTCGTGACGCCGTCGGGACGGTCGAGGGAGCCACTTCCGAGGATAGGTGGCCGAAAACTGAAAGGTTTCTTGAGTTTTTCGGGGTTTTTGTTAATGTGTCGGGGTTTTCGAACTCAGATTTGGGTTTAGGGGGTTTGAAAGGATTGAACTGGAGATTTTAgcctttttcggccaccgcatACAGTGGCACCGTCGCTTGCGATCGGCGGCCGACACGGTGGCCGGTGATCGAAAGTTGACCGGACCCTAGACGAAACTCAGGGGTTGAGGGGAGAGTTTtggaaagttttttttaaagggttaaaatgaattttttggaaattttggggTTTTTATAGGGTACcgaaacggtaccgttttggagTGGTCTCAGATGctcaaaacggcatcgttttggccTAACCCGATCCAGCCAACCCGACCCGCTAGCAGGATCCTCGTATTTTTGCAGAATGGTCTATTTACGCAttcagcccttccgctttttaattattttgcaatcaagtttcctttagttttttttaatttggccctggaATTTCTTTCAGATTTCAATTCGATCCACCTTAaagctgtgcgttttggagggACGAGATTATTTCTCATTTGGTCCCTCTTTGTTATTTGCGCATTCAATGTGGTcctccccttttatttattttcgaatccgccccatttttttcatttttatttcaatttagtctatgttttttagctattttattatttaattaattattttaatgttttatcattattatattataccattaatcttgtgttattattattattatttattcatttataccttttaaatttcaaattttgttatatatatatacatgcatacattttataatatatacatatacgtacatattacttaattcttataaatatatatacatacttttatatattttctatgcttCATAATTTtctatacatacttatatattttttacattttaaaatatgtagattttttttatatatctatatttattccttttattcacatacatatatttttcttatatgtacatatatatatttttatattttataatttttatctattctCTTTGTTGTTATAATTGCTTCACTtagtgtttatttatttattcatttatatgtccattatcatttaaaaaaagaaacattttagttttatttgtttatttacttgttattttatatgtaatcgatttgttctttttttctttatttattatttttgttgtgaTTTATTGTGTTATCTATGTTCATATCGTCATATTCATTATTGTCATTTATTAATGCggcatttattcatatatcaaatttaacattacatcaatttttacccaaatttataaaaaagaaaattttgataataaaggTAATACTCGGTATTTAGGATCTttgagaggattgagccctaacgtattgggttccaattttcttcgttgaatctaaataatcgagaatgctctttaataaaaaaaatataaataaaaaactcattatcgggaattcaatacgttgtgtcctaacgcattggactgcgatttcttcatctgacttaaataattgaatatccttttaaattttattgcacgagtttttctggacaagctcatttttgaggaggtgaaatatcgtgccctaactcattgggtgcGACATTTTCTCTCTCCGAAAAGAGAGGATCTTAATGggtaatttgatttatacaagtttttttaataaatgattgtattttgaatctctttaaagttttcaattttcgacattaaaacactaattaatcaactaggtaccaatttttgggcgttacgagggtgctaatccttccttgtacgtaatcgactcctgaacctatttttttgaatttcgcagaccaaaagcattgttttaataaatctaaaccgtttattaaaaacaaccgttttacgaggtgacccgatcacacctcatcaaaaaagattggtggcgactcccactttcgttttattttcaaaatccaagtcgaccccgttttatcaaaaaaatgatGCCAACAATCTATAATCATGAGGGGTAATGGATTGTTGATTCCAATCCTTTTTTGGGGTCAACATCAAATAAGGTAATCAAATTATGGGTCCTTCGTGTTGGATTAATACTTACGAAAGAACTTAATTTTTGTTAAGAGTAGTTGATCATATTATTGATGATTACAAGAAGAAAACATTTTTGAACAGTTGAAttcttcatattttttaaaaaagaaactgATATACTGACACTTTTGCTAGAAAAGGAAGTAGGTATAGTGTTTTTAGGAAGTTACCTTTTATGAACTCTAATGTTTGATATGCTATTTATTTTGATGTCCCTGATTTTATGCTTAATGTTGTTAAGGCTGATACAGTGAATATCTCTATGCATCCAACATTCTcttacttaaaaaataataataattgaaggACGTTTTGTCTACATGAGCCTAAAGAATACTTGAAAATATTCAAGTGGCAGTTGCTTCTAAAACACCATTTTGTTATTTGTGAAAGAGAGTAAAGAAATGTACTTACGAGATTCCATTTAACCATTGATTAATCTAAAAGAAAgcattgaaatgataaaaaaaaaaaaactccaaattaacaTGTTAACAGTGGCAACTGCCAATATCAATAAACAGGAAAAACAAAGGCAATGGTTTTAAACCTTTTGAGACATCTCTTGGATCCTGTAAATCTATGTAATGAGTCTACAAAAAGTTTAAAAAGATGTTGCAATCCTAGCACTCCTGTTTGAACCATGTGGATTGTATTCTTTACGGTGCAAAAACAGGTGGAAATGGAATCTTATGGGGGCCAAGCCAACCCATATGTATGTCAAAGGCTTTTTCTTTCTTGCAttctacaaattttatttttggcaatGATTTGCTTATGCCACAACGTCAAATCCTGCTAATTTCGTTTGAGGTCTAAAACTCATCCCACATGaggaaaaaaacattttttttaagaataatgtttaacaaaaataattatgtttataaaataatatGGTTGTTTTTGTTGATTGAATTTTAGTTCGATTGAGATCGGTATTGTTGTCAGTGCATAAGAACGTAGGTTGATGAGagactataaataattttaaacattgtataaaaaaacagATAACAACTTAAAAGaataaagttaaaagaaaaattaatatgattgtttgtttttaaataaaGGTGAATGGTTATTTTTACATCTAGTTATTTATTAGTGGTATGCCATTTGTTTTTAAatctgttatttttaaaaaattcagtacaaatatttataaatttattaaaatgattagagtgtttttttaatttttgataaggGAGTTTTTATATTTTCTCCTAGTAAATTGCATCCAATTATGGccttatttgaaaaattattgacaaaactaatttttaattgatttaattttttacagATGTttgataatacaaaattaaaataattcgatagaatttttctataaaaaatgtgaaatttaataagtaaataagAACTACTTATCACTCAATGgagaatattttcaattaattcaattttattttatttattttaatattatattatcctataaactttatatttaacattatattatcttataaaagttttactttcaaaatttgattttttgtttagaataaagtgaaatgtttaaaaattaaagataaaatgcaatatataattttttgtaatttaaaatttatatttatcaagCAATCTAGTTATATTCCAAAACTAATTTTAagtcatatataaaataaaatttatgtcttaaattcaataataaagtTTCCAATACTtaatttcttaatatttattcATCAAACCATAAATGCTAAGCTATTTTTCTTTTCCatatcaatcaaattcatctGATATTAATATCACATCGAATAAATTTATTACATTAAACATAActtcaaacaaatatatatatataataattagtaaaagaaaattgaatcatgCCATTACTAAACTGGTAACTGTATATCCTTTATTTTATAATCATGGGGCAAAATGTTGTGTGTGCAAGTTGATTGTTCCTTGAAAAGTTccaaagagaagaaagaaaagcccaccgtatgattttaaaaaagtcaaaataagCCCCCTGGTTTTGTTTAACGTTATTAATGTTCTCTGGGCGAtctcttaatatatatattcgtgACAGATGTGAAAGGTAAAAGTTTCCTCATGGACTGTAAAATGGAGAAAAGCAAAATACAAATGCTATATGATGCCTGTAATTATGTATTTTCCCAGGAAGAGCTTCCAAATTTCCAACAAATTCAATGGCTCAAAAACATCTTAAGTACTGAATCACTTCCTTAACTTTCTGTCTGGTTTTATACAATGTTGTTGGTTTGTTTAGTAGATATGACTAATGGGTACACATTTTCAAACAAGCAGATACGTTTGAAGCTGTGGATGTTGGCATAGATGAATTTAGGTCGGATGGATCTCCAGGTTCAGGCGAGGTCATGAACAGCAATGGGTTGATTTCTGGGCAAGGAGTTTCTGAAATAACTTACATTCACATCTATGAATGTGACCAATTTTCAGTGAGTACTGCTACaccttgtttgtttgtttattcatACTTCATGCACATATTTATATGTAGATGCAACTGTATGATTAAAATCATCAGTTAAATCTGTTGTGCAGATGGGAATTTTTTGCTTTCCTGCTGGGAGGGCATTTCCTCTACATGATCACCCCGGGATGACGGTTCTAAGCAAACTTCTTTATGGTTCAGTTTACATCAAAGCCTACGATTGGGTTCGTGGGGAGACTTGTAGCCCCAGAACAAGTAAGAGTTGATTGATTGAAAAGTTATAAGAAACCTCAATCAGTTCAAAAAAGGCATGCTGATGTTATGAATGTACTACTAAACATGTGTGGCTACGGTGCAGATGGATTAGCAGGCACAGCAATAGATGGCATCTTCAATGCACCATGTGAACCATCGGTCTTGTTCCCAAGGAGCGGTGGAAACATCCACTCATTCACGGCCTTGACCCCTTGTGCTATCTTGGATGTCTTATCTCCGCCCTACTCCGATGACTTGGGCAGGCCCTCCACCTACTTCTTAGACTTCCCCGTCCCTTCTCTTCCTGGTAAATCATcgaattcaatttatactataatTTCTCTTCTTGATGTCATCGATTGCATCCGAGTTTATGTTTCGATATTCCCCAGGTTATGCTTGGCTTGAGGAAAGAGAAGTAAAACTGCCATGTGACTTGGTTGTTAAGGGGGCACCTTACCTTGGTCCTCCACTTGATGTTCCAGATGATGATCTTTGCTAACTGGACCTACAAGAATTCTCAATATATGTATATCTGTAACCTTTTTGTTTAGTATTGTAAAAGAAGTATACATGTACAACATACCCCAGCATCTCATAATGGTGAACCCATCTAACTGAAAAATCACCTATTGCAGTTACCATTTTCGCCTCCAGCTTCTATTAGTTACTTTTTGGATCCTGGCCCAAACTAtcgattaaaaataagaaaagcatataattacaatgaaaataattgaCTGTTCTTAAAATTTGAGATGAAGTTTATGGGTGAAGCAGCTTTATACATCCTTACATACAAGACTATTTCCAAGTTTAGGAGCCGAAAATGTTCTGGTGAGACGATATCAATCGTGGTTTAGATTTGAGCTTTTTTATTGTGAGAATAGAGCGTAGGATGCTCTCGCTGAAAATCGTACAACAGTACAAGCAAAGATCCATGGTTTTTTAGTCCCACGAATTTGAATGAGGTTGGGtggaaaaaatggaaaatttgttTCTCAGCACCATTATTGACTGGACTTGCGGATTCCAAATTTCCAAGTCGTTATTTGGTCACGACTGATGTCATATTGATTGTAGTTTTATCTCCATCCTATACATCACCACCTATTTATGATTCGGATTTCcttcagaaaataattttaaaacccaGGACTTTAAAAGCATAATATCCAAGTTAAATAGAGAGGGTtggattaaaaagaaaaaaaacgaaGCATTGAGAATATGTCTCTGCATTTTCCAACTACCTGATATTAACCCCAACAAAACAAAATAGGGCTGATAATTGATCCATCAAAACTGGTTTCATGTATCTATTGGCACAATACCAATTCCTTGAATGAAGTATAAGAAAACGAAAAAGATGCCTAAATATCATGTGCTATTTCTCCCTTGTTTTGTCCTGCCTTACCTTGCACGTCATTGTTGCTCCTTAATAGCACAATTTCCAGCCCACAGCGCACCAGCTTCCAGGGTTTTTACCCTATACCATCCTAATATTATCAGAAATGTAAAAATCTCACAACTGAATTCAACACTTATAAGTGCAGTAAAACAGGCGTAAGCTATAAGCAGTAACATGGAGCGAATGTTACCGCCCTGAGTTTGGCGTGTAGTAGCCGCTAGTGACCAATtagtctttttcttcttttgtaggGAGAAGAATTTTTGTAGCCTTTCACACCATCGGACACGACACTGTGTGGGAACTTTCACCTtagattcttttttcttttccaattaaATCGAATCTCCGCCATTCGTTCCACGTGCTGTTTATCTATATGTTGCTTATCTGCAGTCAAGCAGATCAGGCTTACAAGGTTTAACCCTCTGCAGCTTTTTATGATacgatgatgatgatggttgtcACTTCTAAGCCACAACTTGGGGTTCATAAAACCTGTTGAACTTGAAACCAAGCGTCAAGTTTTGGACGGAGTTCTTTATGTTTATATACTGTAGTTttcaaatataaaagaaaaaaagattcgaAACTATGGAGCGTTATGAAATTTTGAAAGACATCGGGTCAGGGAACTTTGGTGTAGCTAAACTGGTTAGAGATAAATGGACAAGAGAGCTCTTTGCTGTTAAGTTCATTGAGAGAGGGCAGAAGGTTATTATCTTCATACTCTTTTTATTGTCTGTTGAATCTTTCcggtttctttcttttctcccctGTTTTTAATTGGATTCTCTGTCATGTTGATCCAGATATCATTCATGGATGTGTGGATTAAAGGATTTTGGTCTTTTTCCTGTTTTTTGTTGTAGATTGATGAACATGTGCAAAGGGAAATCATGAACCATAGATCATTGAAGCATCCCAATATTGTTAGATTCAAAGAGGTGGGTTTAGGGGTATTCCTATATTCCATGTTCCTTTATTTGTCAGCGTCCTTGTCTTGTACCCTGTCTAGATAAGCTATGATCAACGTTCCATTATGATAGTTTTAGGCTTTGATGTTTTTTACCACCCTTCTTTTCCCATTATGGagaaccaaagaaaaaaaatgtgaaagagACAATAATGTTTATgtaatttattcttttaaacaTTACTTTATTCTTTATTTAGTGTTGGTAAAGCAAATTACTATCCCCTGAAGCAGGAAACCGAGAGTATGGATAAGCAGAAGATTTTAACAACTTTCCAAATTGTTGTCTGTTGGCCTTAACAGGTTCTTCTTACACCCACTCATCTAGCCATAGTCATGGAGTATGCTGCAGGGGGAGAACTCTTTGACCGCATTTGCAATGCTGGTCGATTCGGTGAGGATGAGGTACAATGAAAAATGTGGACAACTTGATGTTAAATAATAGTTATGTTGCTCGGATCCTTCATGTTTCTTGAAGTTCTCATGTCCGACAGATTTTCAAATGCATGAAAAGctttggaaacaaaaaaaaaaaaaacacatcgGTTTCAACACTTACAGCATCTAACATTCACATTCGAATCCGAGTAACATAgtttcttatgtatatatcttctGTTGGAATAATAACATTCCTTACCTTCTCTAATGTTGAGTTCCAACAGGCAAGGTTTTTCTTTCAGCAGTTGATATCAGGAGTCAGTTACTGTCATTCAATGGTATGAAACTCTGGCTTTTAGTTTCTTGGTTCTAAACTTGTCCAACAAATTGTTCTGTCTCTGTTTTGCTTTGCGCAGCAAATATGCCACCGGGATCTTAAACTTGAAAATACTCTCTTAGATGGCAGCACGGCACCGCGTGTCAAAATCTGCGATTTCGGATACTCAAAGGTATTAAACGGTAACTTAATCAACAAGTTTACAACAACAACCTTGATTTCGCTAACTAATTATCCTGCAATTTTTGTAGTCATCTGTCCTTCATTCTCAACCAAAATCTACTGTTGGAACACCAGCTTACATTGCTCCTGAGGTTCTATCCAAGAAAGAATATGATGGGAAGGTAATAATATCCTTCGTTACATATTCGGACTTGTTGATCTAAGTAACATAATCTATATCTAATCCTCCATGACTATAGATTGCAGATGTTTGGTCATGTGGGGTGACCTTATATGTGATGCTAGTAGGGGCATATCCTTTTGAAGATCCGGATGATCCAAAAAACTTTAGAAAGACAATTGGGGTGAGTGCTTGTGCTTCTACAAAACCTTGACCGTCACTTTCTCTTCAAAATTAGACATAATTGAACCTGCAAATGTGTTTGAGGCTTCCCTAACTTGATTATTTGGTGATGGCAGAGAATACTGACTGTCCACTACTCAATCCCCGATTATGTCCGAGTTTCTATGGACTGCAAGCATCTTCTGTCTCGGATATTTGTGGAAAATCCTGGAAAGGTATCATTTAATCCAATTGCTGCCAATATTCATCCAATCTTT
The genomic region above belongs to Gossypium hirsutum isolate 1008001.06 chromosome D05, Gossypium_hirsutum_v2.1, whole genome shotgun sequence and contains:
- the LOC107905094 gene encoding serine/threonine-protein kinase SAPK1 isoform X2, translating into MERYEILKDIGSGNFGVAKLVRDKWTRELFAVKFIERGQKIDEHVQREIMNHRSLKHPNIVRFKEVLLTPTHLAIVMEYAAGGELFDRICNAGRFGEDEQICHRDLKLENTLLDGSTAPRVKICDFGYSKSSVLHSQPKSTVGTPAYIAPEVLSKKEYDGKIADVWSCGVTLYVMLVGAYPFEDPDDPKNFRKTIGRILTVHYSIPDYVRVSMDCKHLLSRIFVENPGKRISITEIKSHPWFLKNLPMELKEGGNWESHDVNNPSQSLEEVQSIIQEAMKTTEVPKGGEIFLGGSMDLDDDLDGDEDLEDVESSGDFVCPL
- the LOC121217834 gene encoding plant cysteine oxidase 1 gives rise to the protein MDCKMEKSKIQMLYDACNYVFSQEELPNFQQIQWLKNILNTFEAVDVGIDEFRSDGSPGSGEVMNSNGLISGQGVSEITYIHIYECDQFSMGIFCFPAGRAFPLHDHPGMTVLSKLLYGSVYIKAYDWVRGETCSPRTNGLAGTAIDGIFNAPCEPSVLFPRSGGNIHSFTALTPCAILDVLSPPYSDDLGRPSTYFLDFPVPSLPGYAWLEEREVKLPCDLVVKGAPYLGPPLDVPDDDLC
- the LOC107905094 gene encoding serine/threonine-protein kinase SAPK1 isoform X1 gives rise to the protein MERYEILKDIGSGNFGVAKLVRDKWTRELFAVKFIERGQKIDEHVQREIMNHRSLKHPNIVRFKEVLLTPTHLAIVMEYAAGGELFDRICNAGRFGEDEARFFFQQLISGVSYCHSMQICHRDLKLENTLLDGSTAPRVKICDFGYSKSSVLHSQPKSTVGTPAYIAPEVLSKKEYDGKIADVWSCGVTLYVMLVGAYPFEDPDDPKNFRKTIGRILTVHYSIPDYVRVSMDCKHLLSRIFVENPGKRISITEIKSHPWFLKNLPMELKEGGNWESHDVNNPSQSLEEVQSIIQEAMKTTEVPKGGEIFLGGSMDLDDDLDGDEDLEDVESSGDFVCPL